The sequence ATTGAAAACTCACCAGTATTTTATGCTGATCGTATTCAAACGCCTTTAATGATTATGTTTGGCGATAAGGATGATGCAGTACCTTGGGAGCAAGGTATTGAAATGTATTTAGCGATGCGCCGTGCGGGTAAAGAGGTGGTGTTTTTGCAATATGAAGATGAACCGCATCATTTGAAAAAATATCCAAACAAGCTCGATTACAGTATTCGCATGATGGAATATTTCGACCATTATTTGAAGGGTAAACCTGCACCAGAATGGCTCAGTAAAGGTGAAGCCTATATAGAATATCAGACTGGTGAATAAAGTCTTGCCCTCGGGATATTGAGTATGATCCAAAAACGCCACTTATTCAGTGGCGTTTTTATTCAATAGATTCAAGCATCTATTACTCATTGGCTAAACGAGCTTCATTACTGGTATTTAAACTGGTATCTGTCCCTGCCTCAAGGTACTGTTTATAAGTATCAGTCCCCCAAGCGATAAGTTTATTATTTTTAAATATCAGCGGAGTACATTCCCCTTTCGTTGTTATTCCATCTGATTTTTCATGGTGAGTACGATAAAAAAGCACTTGAAGTTGGTGTGTATCAAGTGTTTTAGCCTCTGAAAAATCAGCCTTGCCTAACATTGCTCTCACTTCGGTAATATCTTGCCCTAGGGTTAGATCGTTAACTTTTTGGTTCAAGTAGGCTTGTCTATCTTCCCAATTCATCTCATCGGGAGTGGGTTCATATACGAGGACTATCACGGCCACAAACGCAACATAAGCAGCAAAAATACTACCGATAATTACTGAAGTTTTTGATTTCATTTAAACTAATCCCTTTCCTCATCGAATGAATCGCCCTAGTTCGACCATAAAATACGCTTTTGTTACACCAAGGTAAATGTGTTTATTGCAACTTAGTGTTAACAATACATTTATTGCTCTATATTGGGGGCTGGATGAGGTGTGCTGTTTGCTCGGAAGTCTTTTAAATTGATATTGAGAGGCAAATCCGTTTGCAATTGCGCCAGCTTATAACTGAGACGCGCCATTTCTTTACCCTCGGCCAGTTTCTTCGCTTGTTTAGCGCCCAAGTTAGGTAATGATGAAAAGAGTGTGCTTAATGTCCTGAAGGTCTTTAAAAGTTCTGCCGCCGATTTTGGACCTATGCCTGCAATACCCGGGATCTTGTTACCGCTGTCTCCTGCCAGCGCCATTAAATCGAGAAACTGGCTACGGTCAACGCCCAGTTTTTGTTCTAATGCAGCAATATCTAGGTATTGCTGATTAAAATGATCCCACTGAGTAATGCGTGGATGATTGAGCTGGCTAAAGCCTTTATCAGTGGAAACGATTATGGCTTCTCCTTGTGCTTTAGCCGTTTTCACCGCAAGAGTGGCAATCACATCATCGGCTTCTGCGGCGGCATAGATAGAGGCGATATTAAGTGTGGCTAAATGCTCCTGTAATGCTCTGAGTCCCTGTGCAAGTGGCTCAGGCATAGGTTTACGGCCTTTTTTATAGTCGGGGTAAAGTTGTTTACGCCATGAAATTTCATCTCCATCCCACACGATAGCTATATGGGAAGGGTGGTGGACGCGCAGCAATTTAGTGCATGCCGAAGTGACGCGCTCCTTAAGGCTTTCCATATCGTTCTCATCGGGGATCGCCGCATAAATACGGCGAACCAAGTTGAGACCATCGATGATTAAAAACTTATTCATTGGCTTGGTTTGCTAACGACCTTATTTAACTATCTGATAACATGGTACATAAGCTGTGCCGGGAAGTTTCATTCTCTGTTGCTGCACAAACGCACTCAACAGGTTATCCATCATATCCATCAGTATTGGATCACCTTTCAATTGGAAGGGACCCAAATGCTCTATTTGTTTGATTGTATCCGATTTAACATTACCCGCTACTATACCCGAAAAGGCTTTTCGTAGGTTGGCGGCAAGTTTTGCTTTGTCGATGTTTAAGTGTAAATCCAAGTTGGCCATGACATCATGGCTTGGGATAAAGGGCAGTTGAAACTCCGCTTCAATCTTCAATGCCCATTGGTATTGATACGCATCGCCTGTTGCTCTGCGGTAGGCTTTGACTTGTTCCATACCTTGTTTCATTACCCGAGCCACCTCTGCGGGATTATCAATGATAATTTGATATTTTTTCTGTGCTTCATCCCCTAAGGTTGCGGCAATAAACTCGTCTATTTTTATGAAATAATCGGCGCTTTCCGTGGGACCTGTGAGGATCAGTGGGAAGGGCGTTTCCTGATTTTCTTTATTCAGTAAAATGCCCAAAATATAGAGCGGTTCTTCAGCCGTTCCCGCGCCACCCGGGAAAATAATGATACCGTGCCCGAGGCGTACAAAGGCTTCTAAGCGTTTTTCAATATCGGGTAAAATCACCAGTTCATTGACAATTTGATTAGGGGGCTCGGCAGCGATAATACTAGGCTCTGTCAAACCAATATAGCGGGCATTCTTTATCCGTTGTTTTGCGTGGCCAATCGCGGCACCTTTCATTGGCCCTTCCATCGCTCCTGGGCCACAACCAGTGCAGATATCGAGTTCTCTCAGTCCGAGTTGATAGCCGACCTCACGGGTATATTGATATTCGATGGCATTAATGCTGTGTCCACCCCAACAAACGACCACATTGGGATCTTTCATTGGCGCAATGGCTCTCGCATTACGCAGAATATCAAAGACAACGTTAGTAATATGGCTGGCATTGGCAAGATTGATGTATTTTAGGGTTTCATATTTGTCGCTAATATAAAGAATATCCCTGAGTACAGAGAACAGATGTTCTTGAATACCCGTGATAATTTGGCCATCGACAAAAGCCTGTTCGGGTGGATTGATGAGTTCTAATTTAACTCCGCGTTCCCGTTGTAGGACATTGATATCAAAGTTTTTGTATTGTTCAAATAGGGCTTTAGAATTATCGGTTTTTAAACCAGCGGCAAGTACAGCGAGTGAGCAGTTACGATACAGTTGATACAATGCGCTTTTTGCGCTTTTTTTGAGGCGATCAACTTCAAGTTGTGAAAGCTGATCCATGCTACCTTTAGGGCTAACTTTTACTATCATTTATCACTCCTTCGTTTGACAGGAGTGATAAGAGGAGGCGTATAGTCGGTCTTAACTATACGTCAATCACAACCCTGTCTCTGCTTTCATGTTTTGCTTTATAGAGTGCTGCATCGGCGCGTTCGAAGGTCTCATGTATGAGTTCATTCCCCATAACTTGTGCAGCCCCTATAGATACTGTAACTGTAATTCTCTGATTTTTAAATTTAAATGGAATGTTTTTTACTTTTTCACGCACTCTGTTTAAAAGTTGAACAATATCACCGTTACCAACATCGGGTAGTAAGAGGACAAATTCTTCACCGCCGTAGCGTGCAACAAATTCTGTATCTCGTAGGGAGTTCTTAAGTGCCATCGCAATCACCTGCAATGTTTTATCACCAGTACTGTGGCCAAAACTGTCATTAATGGTTTTAAAATGATCAATATCGGCAACCGCCACCCACAATGGGCTCTTATGACGTTGATAGTTACGGTATTCCAACTCCATGCGTTCTTCTAAGGCTGCGCGATTAGGTAATTGCGTTAAGCTATCTAATAAATTGAGTTTTTGTTGCTCGAATAACCGTTCTTTATAGGTATTTGCTTCGGTACTGAGTTCATTGAGTTCTTTGCGCATTGTTTCCATGGATTTACGCAACAGTGCTTGTTCCCTCTGTTCCAAGGCTTCTTTACGGGCTAATGCCGAGCGGATCGAGTTTAACTGTTCGGTAAGCTTTGCTTTAAGATCAACCACATCTTCAACATCTAATATGATTGCTCCTGCGTTATCAACCCGAGTATTGATCTCTCTGTTTAACTGTGTTTTTAGCTGAAAACTGCGTTGGGTGTGGTTGTAGGATTCACTGACCACTTCCCGTACCGCGGCTAGGGCATCATTTAAGGCGTATAAAAATTCTTGGGATGCCGACTTTTCCCGTGCGATGTTATCAAGCAATAAAGATAAAATGGTTTGATAAGCTTCGAGTAAATTATCGATTTCTATATCGGAGGCTAGCATTTCCTTTATGACTAACACTTGATCACGTTGATCTTTACGGAATTCAATTTCCGAAATCATATGGGCTAGTTCATGGGCAAGTTGTCTGTGCTTAGGTAGAATTTCAAGCTTTTCTGATTCGCTAAATTGCTGCTGTAATATGGTTTCGTAAAAGCCAATAATTTGTTTAACTTTAGGAATATATTCCCAAACTGTATGGAAAGGTTTGGAAAGATCCTGCTTGAAATAGTTAACTTCTTTTTTGAGTTTTTCGGGTGCAGAGTTAACGCGTTGGATCTGACGAACCACTTGGGCTAATCCCGCTCGACTTTCTTCGAGTTGTACCATCACATGGTGATATTGGCCTTTTAATAGGCGTTCAACATCCACTAATTCTGGTAATGCCTCATCGATCCGCTCAAACGTACTTAAGTTATGGCGAAGTTTAGCGAGCTTATTATCCAGTTCAAGGTTTTGCCCTTTACAGGCTAGGCTTAAATGGCCAATAAATTGGAGTAGTGTTTGTAACTTGGCATTTCTATCTTCATTGACTTCATCTAAGGCGAGTTTGGCCGAGTGAAGTTTTTGTTGTAATAATGCAAGTTGTGAAACGGTTGCGTTTGAATCCTTCATCCGGAGTATTTTCCTAACTCTGCAAGGCTAAAAAGCATGACGATCCTATGTCCAGATTAGCTGTGAAGTCGATATGCTACTAATGTTATAACAATGACAGTAGAGTGCAAATGCGATTTGGCTGTGTCCCCGTGATTAATGACTGATATTGATCAAATATTTTCCAGTAATTGTCTATATTGGTTATTTTCCCAGCAAGGCCAATGGATATCGTCTTTATTTGCGTTGGTTTCCACGCGGATCAATCCGCGTTCAATGCCCTTCTCGAGATGTAAAAAGAGCGGATTTGCAAAGAGCGTTGGCGGTACAAAATCGAGTGCTCTAAGACTGACATAATGATCGCCTTGAGTCGGTATGCTACGCGCGCAGGCGAGGGCCATTTGCGCTGTCTCAAATTGAAGTTGAGGCGCCATTTTCATTTCTGATTTAACCAGCAGAGGTAAGTTAATAAATCCGAGCTTAAACGTCTGGGTCAATGCTTGTCTATCGAGGTACTGTCGAATTTGGCTGATAATTTGCTCTGGTTCTATCCCATGGTTGAATCGAACGGCAAATACTCCTTGACGTATAACATAGACGGGTAGGGATAGTGCATCAGATATTAGGGCCGCCAATTTAGTGTTTATGGTATTGGCAAAGTATTGGCCATAGTGAAGATCCGTCGTGACGTGCTCTGGAAATTCAATTAAGCCTAGTGCGGCTGTTGATGGTTGTTTTTGGTTTAAATGTCCAGGGCTTAAATGTGCAAGTAAAGCAGCATATCCTAGGTGATGGGTAAAAGCTTCCTGCTGACTGAGTTGTGCTAACGCTTTATTTTCGATTTTGATTTGGCGGCGAGATTTGAGTTGTATCAACATAATGATAATAAATAATGTCAGAATAAAACCACATAATACCAATAGCTTATAGGTGTTTTGGGTTTCTTGCTGAGCTTCATTAAATTTATTTTGTAACAGGCTAAGTTCAAGCTTGAGTTGCTGCTCTGCGAGCGTTGATGGTGATACAGATGGGGCTTTATCTGTATTTTGCTCTTGTGAACTTAATTCAATGATCTGCTTTTGTGTCTCTATGGTTTTACCCTGTTCTCCTAAATTTTCTGCCGCGAGGGCGATGAGTGTTAATGCGGATTTTTGCTCGTCCATCAGTTTTAGTTCGGTTGCAAGCACCAATGCATTATCGGCATGACTCATCATCAATGGCCAATCCTGATTGGTTTTGGCTACTTCACCAATCAATAATTCGTTATACACTAAATAATGATGACTTTGCTTTTCTTGAAAGATTTGATTTGCCATTAATAAATATTTTAAGGCATTCGTGTTGTCACTGATATTTGAATAGGCTTGCCCAAGGTTATGGTAGTTTAAACCTTGGGCAATATAGTTACCGCGTTTAGCATCTAATTGCTGGGCATTAAGGTAGTAATCAATAGCTTTATTCCAGTCTCCTTGTTCACCGTACACCATGGCGATGACAGTCATACAACTCGATAGATAAGTATCATTGCCCATTTTTTTAAAACCGTCAGCGGCTTCATGGGCATTCTTCAGCGCTTCATCCCATTGCTTTAAATCACGATAAACCTTGGCTAACTGCAGCTGTAGGTGGGTTTTCATTGAGGGATAGTTAGAGCGGTTAGAGAGCCGAATGGCTTCACTGTAATGTTGTAATGATTTAGTTAGTTGCTGATTTTTATTGTAATAATGGCCAAGTTTTGATTCCGCAGCAGCAATCAGATAATCATTTCGTAGCTTATAGGCGATATCACGATAGGTATGAAAGTGCATTAAGGCGGGAACATCTTGGCGTATGACTAAATGTAAACCACCTAAATGCTCGTGAATGGTGTGCTTAAGCAGCATGGCTTCAATATCAAAGCTGTCATTGATACGGCTGAGCGCCTCGTTATAGAGGGTTATTGCTTCTTGATACTTTTGTTCTGTTCGACCAATATACCTCCCCTTCAACATAGCAACAAAGGCTTGTTCATAGGGCGATTCGGCAATACTTGCGAGTAGCGCTATGATGGCATTTGCGTCTTGAACTCCAACTTTAGATTTAACATTGGGTTCCATATTAAGTCGTGCCAGTAATTGCAAAAGATGCATAAATTCTGCTGGCTTATAACCTTGCTCTTGGGCTACATGCTCGAATTGTTCACGATTTTTAAAGACAATAGGGAAAGAGAGCGATTTATGTAGGGTGTCGTACATGTTTTGCGGTGTTTCACGCAGTTCAACTTCTTCAGATTCAAGATCACGACTCTGAACACTCCAGGAAACCGACATTAACAGCGTCAATAAAATAACAATAATTTTTTGCATTTTTATACTGATCTCATCTTTCCTAGGGCAAGGAATATATTTTGTTAGCTTTTGTTAGCGACTAATGAGCTTGCTACATCGACTTGTTATACTTGGGGAAATTATAAGAAGCATAATAACAGAAGGAAGCAAGAGTGAAACCCAACAGATTATCAATCTTGATGCTAAGTGGATTTTTTTCAGCCAGTGTATTTGCTGATGTAAACTATGAAATTGACTTAAGCCAGCCAGAGCAGCATTTGGCACATGTTAGGGTCATGTTTCCTGAGACGAGTGGTCACAGTTTTACCGTTAATCTTCCTGTGTGGCGTACGGGGAAATATCAAGTATTACCTTTAGCCGATGGCGTGCGCCTCTTTAGCGCTCAAGACAGTAAAGGTAATGAACTGCCATGGAAGCGCACGGCGAGCGGTGAATGGCAAGTTACGCTCAAACAACCGACCCGTGTGACGGTAACTTACCAGTTATATGCTAATGAATTAGATCAACGGGTTCGTCATATTGATGCCAGTCATGCGTTTTTAGATGCCAGTGGTGTGTTTATGTACAGTCCGCAATTTAGAGCTGAACCCGTTGAAGTGCAGTTAAAAGTGCCTAAAACATGGCAAAGCTATTCGGGAATGGCTTCTGGTCATTTAGCCCATTCTTTTATTGCGCCCAATTATGACGTGTTAATTGACTCTCCTATTGAAACAGGCATCAGTACTCATAGAAACTTCAGTGCAGATGGGAAAAAGTATGAGCTTGTTTTTTGGGGAGAAGGAAATTACAACGTCGATAAAATAGTTAAGGATTTAACTGCATTAAGTCGTCAAACAAAAGCCATTTGGGACGATTATCCTTTTGAGCGTTATGTTTATATGGTACATGCTACCAGTGGCGCAAGTGGGGCGACTGAACATTTAAACTCCACTATTATTCAGCTACCCCGTTTTAGTTTTCGGGAACGTAGGGATTATTTACGCTTTATTAGTACGGCATCCCACGAATTTATCCACACTTGGAATGTCAAAGCTTATCGCCCTGATGGACTCGTCCCCTATGATTACCAGCATGAAAATATGACGGAATTATTATGGATGGCCGAGGGTTCAACTAGCTATTTCCAAGGACAGTTACTCCTTCGGGCAGGTGTGATGACACCAAAAGAGTTTCTCGACGATTTAGCCAAACGTATTGAAAAAAACCAACTTAATCCAGGGCGAGAAACTCAATCTGTCGCCGAGGCCAGTGCAGGGCAATGGGCTAGTACGGGTGGCGATTATGCGATTAATCACAGTGTGAATATTTACTCCGAGGGCTACTTAACCTCTTTAGCCTTAGACTTCTCACTTCTCGAAGACTCTAAACTGAAGCATTCTTACCGTGATGTGCACCGTCGTTTATATCAAAATCATCGGGTGCCGAAGGGATATACGATCAATGATGTGCAGCAAATTCTAAAAGATTTATCAGGTAAAGATTACACTCCTTGGTGGCACGCTAATGTGAATCGTCCTATAAGCCTAGATTACCCAGATCTGTTAGCACAGGCTGGTTTGGTTATGTCCTATGGAAAGGATTCCAAAGCTGAGGCATTTGCGGGCATGACCTTAAGCAGTAAATATGGATCTTTGGTATTAGATCAAGTATTGCGTAATGGTCCCGCATGGCAAGCGGGCATTGTAGCGGGTGATGAAGTCCTCGCGATTAATGGTCTTAAGGTAACAGCTACAGGCTTTAATAAACGGATAAAAGATTTTAATGCTGGCGATAGCATTGAAGTAACCTTATTTAGCAACGATAAAATCAAGCAAGTGACTCTGAAACTGGGTGAGCAACAAAGTGGTATGCTGATGTTAAAGGGCAATGCTAATGCAACTAAGCAGCAAAAGGCGTTCTTTAAGGCATGGTTGGGTATTGAGTGGCCTTTTGATAATCGAGGCGAATTAGCGGTTAAAATCTAACGTATTTATGTTGTTATCTGGATTAAAAGCGCGCCTAATTTAGCGCGCTTTTTTATCATGTACTCGTTATTAAGTGAAGAGTTAGTCTTGTGTTTCTTCTAGTCCGCCAAGGGCTGATACAAGTGCGTGCATTAAGGCAACTAACTCGCTACCCATTAATGCAAAATCAGCATCTAAACGTGCCATAGGATCATCAGTACCGACTTCATCGTTCCCCGCTCTAAATTCTTCAGAGAATTTAAGACGTTTCACGCTAGCATCCGATTGCAGCAATAGCGCGATAGATTGACCAAAGTGCAGGGCTAATTTATGAACTTGTTTGCCCGTCGCTAAGTGAGCGAGCACTTCATCTTCTTTTAGATCCTGTTGCTTAAAACGTACAATGCCACCTTCATCTGCTTCTGATTTAAGCTCTGCTTCATCTTGCATTTCAAAGGGTAATGGTGCACTGCCATTCTTTAACCATTCGGTTAAATGAGACTCAACAGGCGCTTTAAAACTTAAGGGGATCACTGGCAAACTGCCGAGAGATTTACGTAATAACGCTAATAATTCTTCGGCCTTAGTGGCACTTGAACTATCAACGAGGATCATTTCAAGTTCAGGTAAAATCAGTGCGCGAGTCTGGCTACGGCGTGAAAATGCCCGTGGTAACAAACTGGTGATAATTTCATCTTTAAGAGCATCTTTTTCTTTTTTTGCCAGTTTTCGATTTTCTTCATCCTCAATGAGAGCCACTTTTTCTTCAAGTGCTTCCTTGATGACTTGGCCTGGGAGCATTTTTTCTTCTTTAGTCACACAAATTAAATGGCGATTGTTGGCACTATGCACCAAGGAACTGCCTTTTTTTCCTAAGGCATTGGAAAACCCAAATTTACTGATGTCTTGGCTTGAGCATGGGGAGAAAGTGAAATCTGCAAGTGCGGTTTCAAGTGCTTCAGTTTCGACGGCAAAAGGTTTATTAAAACGATAAAGAGTAAGATTTTTAAACCACATAAGAGGCGCTCATAGGAAAATAAAGTGGCAGTTTACGGCATAGTTGGGGCGGGGTAAACCTACACGCAATAGCTTAATCTAAGGGCTAATGCAGAATTCATTAAATTGTAACATTCCGGTTTTTAAGTTATTAATCATTGATATTAATGGTATTTAATTTTTATTGCTGACTTATTTTTCCGTGTATTCACCTAAGTTGTCACACTTGAAATAAAACTGAAACAGATTCATTGCACACTTTCGGTCGTTCCAAACCAATAACCAAGACGAACATAACGTCGAAAGGATTAAATGATGAACGTTTTTTGTAAAACTCTACTTGCTTCTGCGCTAGCTTCTACAACTCTGGCTTCAGCTTATGCCGCTGAACCACTGACTGTTTATGGTAAGTTGAATGTCACCGCTCAATCAAATGATGAGAAGGGTGATGCTACAACAACTATTCAAAGTAATGCTTCTCGTTTTGGTGTGAAGGGCGATTTTGCGCTGTCTAGCTCGCTTGAAGCTTTCTATACTGTGGAATATCAAGTTGATACTGGTAATGCATCAAGCGATAACTTTACTGCACGTAACCAATTTGTTGGTTTGAAAGGTGCTTTTGGTTCGTTCTCTGTGGGTCGTAATGATACCCTGTTGAAAATTTCTCAAGGTGATGTTGACCAATTCAACGATCTTTCTGGTGACTTAGGTAAACTATTCAAGGGTGAAGTTCGCGCAGCTCAAACGGCGACT is a genomic window of Shewanella putrefaciens containing:
- the ppnN gene encoding nucleotide 5'-monophosphate nucleosidase PpnN translates to MIVKVSPKGSMDQLSQLEVDRLKKSAKSALYQLYRNCSLAVLAAGLKTDNSKALFEQYKNFDINVLQRERGVKLELINPPEQAFVDGQIITGIQEHLFSVLRDILYISDKYETLKYINLANASHITNVVFDILRNARAIAPMKDPNVVVCWGGHSINAIEYQYTREVGYQLGLRELDICTGCGPGAMEGPMKGAAIGHAKQRIKNARYIGLTEPSIIAAEPPNQIVNELVILPDIEKRLEAFVRLGHGIIIFPGGAGTAEEPLYILGILLNKENQETPFPLILTGPTESADYFIKIDEFIAATLGDEAQKKYQIIIDNPAEVARVMKQGMEQVKAYRRATGDAYQYQWALKIEAEFQLPFIPSHDVMANLDLHLNIDKAKLAANLRKAFSGIVAGNVKSDTIKQIEHLGPFQLKGDPILMDMMDNLLSAFVQQQRMKLPGTAYVPCYQIVK
- a CDS encoding GGDEF domain-containing protein, yielding MKDSNATVSQLALLQQKLHSAKLALDEVNEDRNAKLQTLLQFIGHLSLACKGQNLELDNKLAKLRHNLSTFERIDEALPELVDVERLLKGQYHHVMVQLEESRAGLAQVVRQIQRVNSAPEKLKKEVNYFKQDLSKPFHTVWEYIPKVKQIIGFYETILQQQFSESEKLEILPKHRQLAHELAHMISEIEFRKDQRDQVLVIKEMLASDIEIDNLLEAYQTILSLLLDNIAREKSASQEFLYALNDALAAVREVVSESYNHTQRSFQLKTQLNREINTRVDNAGAIILDVEDVVDLKAKLTEQLNSIRSALARKEALEQREQALLRKSMETMRKELNELSTEANTYKERLFEQQKLNLLDSLTQLPNRAALEERMELEYRNYQRHKSPLWVAVADIDHFKTINDSFGHSTGDKTLQVIAMALKNSLRDTEFVARYGGEEFVLLLPDVGNGDIVQLLNRVREKVKNIPFKFKNQRITVTVSIGAAQVMGNELIHETFERADAALYKAKHESRDRVVIDV
- the rdgC gene encoding recombination-associated protein RdgC is translated as MWFKNLTLYRFNKPFAVETEALETALADFTFSPCSSQDISKFGFSNALGKKGSSLVHSANNRHLICVTKEEKMLPGQVIKEALEEKVALIEDEENRKLAKKEKDALKDEIITSLLPRAFSRRSQTRALILPELEMILVDSSSATKAEELLALLRKSLGSLPVIPLSFKAPVESHLTEWLKNGSAPLPFEMQDEAELKSEADEGGIVRFKQQDLKEDEVLAHLATGKQVHKLALHFGQSIALLLQSDASVKRLKFSEEFRAGNDEVGTDDPMARLDADFALMGSELVALMHALVSALGGLEETQD
- the xni gene encoding flap endonuclease Xni, translated to MNKFLIIDGLNLVRRIYAAIPDENDMESLKERVTSACTKLLRVHHPSHIAIVWDGDEISWRKQLYPDYKKGRKPMPEPLAQGLRALQEHLATLNIASIYAAAEADDVIATLAVKTAKAQGEAIIVSTDKGFSQLNHPRITQWDHFNQQYLDIAALEQKLGVDRSQFLDLMALAGDSGNKIPGIAGIGPKSAAELLKTFRTLSTLFSSLPNLGAKQAKKLAEGKEMARLSYKLAQLQTDLPLNINLKDFRANSTPHPAPNIEQ
- a CDS encoding tetratricopeptide repeat protein — its product is MQKIIVILLTLLMSVSWSVQSRDLESEEVELRETPQNMYDTLHKSLSFPIVFKNREQFEHVAQEQGYKPAEFMHLLQLLARLNMEPNVKSKVGVQDANAIIALLASIAESPYEQAFVAMLKGRYIGRTEQKYQEAITLYNEALSRINDSFDIEAMLLKHTIHEHLGGLHLVIRQDVPALMHFHTYRDIAYKLRNDYLIAAAESKLGHYYNKNQQLTKSLQHYSEAIRLSNRSNYPSMKTHLQLQLAKVYRDLKQWDEALKNAHEAADGFKKMGNDTYLSSCMTVIAMVYGEQGDWNKAIDYYLNAQQLDAKRGNYIAQGLNYHNLGQAYSNISDNTNALKYLLMANQIFQEKQSHHYLVYNELLIGEVAKTNQDWPLMMSHADNALVLATELKLMDEQKSALTLIALAAENLGEQGKTIETQKQIIELSSQEQNTDKAPSVSPSTLAEQQLKLELSLLQNKFNEAQQETQNTYKLLVLCGFILTLFIIIMLIQLKSRRQIKIENKALAQLSQQEAFTHHLGYAALLAHLSPGHLNQKQPSTAALGLIEFPEHVTTDLHYGQYFANTINTKLAALISDALSLPVYVIRQGVFAVRFNHGIEPEQIISQIRQYLDRQALTQTFKLGFINLPLLVKSEMKMAPQLQFETAQMALACARSIPTQGDHYVSLRALDFVPPTLFANPLFLHLEKGIERGLIRVETNANKDDIHWPCWENNQYRQLLENI
- a CDS encoding DUF3192 domain-containing protein, which encodes MKSKTSVIIGSIFAAYVAFVAVIVLVYEPTPDEMNWEDRQAYLNQKVNDLTLGQDITEVRAMLGKADFSEAKTLDTHQLQVLFYRTHHEKSDGITTKGECTPLIFKNNKLIAWGTDTYKQYLEAGTDTSLNTSNEARLANE
- a CDS encoding M61 family metallopeptidase → MKPNRLSILMLSGFFSASVFADVNYEIDLSQPEQHLAHVRVMFPETSGHSFTVNLPVWRTGKYQVLPLADGVRLFSAQDSKGNELPWKRTASGEWQVTLKQPTRVTVTYQLYANELDQRVRHIDASHAFLDASGVFMYSPQFRAEPVEVQLKVPKTWQSYSGMASGHLAHSFIAPNYDVLIDSPIETGISTHRNFSADGKKYELVFWGEGNYNVDKIVKDLTALSRQTKAIWDDYPFERYVYMVHATSGASGATEHLNSTIIQLPRFSFRERRDYLRFISTASHEFIHTWNVKAYRPDGLVPYDYQHENMTELLWMAEGSTSYFQGQLLLRAGVMTPKEFLDDLAKRIEKNQLNPGRETQSVAEASAGQWASTGGDYAINHSVNIYSEGYLTSLALDFSLLEDSKLKHSYRDVHRRLYQNHRVPKGYTINDVQQILKDLSGKDYTPWWHANVNRPISLDYPDLLAQAGLVMSYGKDSKAEAFAGMTLSSKYGSLVLDQVLRNGPAWQAGIVAGDEVLAINGLKVTATGFNKRIKDFNAGDSIEVTLFSNDKIKQVTLKLGEQQSGMLMLKGNANATKQQKAFFKAWLGIEWPFDNRGELAVKI